ttaaaaaaagaagagatGGACAATTGGAGCAggaaattttttagattttgaaACATTTCAAATACTTATATAAGAAATGATCGTCCTATATTGTATAGTAatgattttaatgattaatTCATGCATGATAATACTGTATATTATTTGTTGTCTTAGAAGTGAAGAATTTCTGTTTCTTATTTGTTTTGTAAAACTTTTTCAATGTTATTTGAATTGTTAATGCAGTAGGCGGATGAGatctttttcttttatgtttatttGAATTGAATCAGAAGGGAAGTTCAGCAATTGAGTGATGTCCTACATGTCATCGCAGACTTTTTTGAGGTGAAAAATGTTGTTACaacatttatctatttctattgATGCTTCTCTATTTTGTGTCTTGAACAATACTCTGGATTTTGTTTGTGATTGGATATCTCCTATTGAAATTTGGCAGATGTGTCCAAAATGTGATGAATGCTCTCATATTGGTTCCACACACATTGCACCATGCACTGAGGGAAAGAGTGCTGATTATTCGTGCGTGTTAACTTTTGCCACAAGTCCTCATCTATCAACTAGCAATACAATGTCTGAAAGTTCTGCACCCACTTATGTATATAGAAGAAGGAAGCTACGAGGTAATTCTGTTGCCATTTTTTCAGCACAGGTCCCTGAAAGTGTGAAGAGAAGTGGAGATGATTGTCCCTCTGTTGCTAGTTCTGATGCTTCTCCTATTGCAGTTAAGGAGCAATATGTAGTTTCTCAAGATGAGCATGCTATTGGAGCTACTATAATAACTACTAATGGATGTTCACTGGCAGAACGGGTTTCTGATGAATCGTCAAAAAATAGTGGGCAAGGAATCATTGAGGTTGACAGTATGAATGACAGTTGCTCATCATCAAAATCTGACATGGAACTTGTTTCAGCGCATATGCAGACTGTAGTGGACAATGCTGGTGAGTGCTCCTCATCCAGTGTAATGGTTGTAGAAGTCCCAAGGGAGGGTCTATCGGAAAAGGATTTATGTGTCTCTATAATGAGAAGCCAGGGTGTGCTTGAAGGAGTTTGGCCTAACAGGACACGTGCTTCTGCTGAAGATGTTGGTGATAGTGGTGCTAGCAGCAATTGTCGGTCGTGCAAAATTTGTGCTTATCTAGAGTCTACACTTAAGATGATAATATGTGATAATTGTGAAGATGCGTTTCATTTATCTTGCTGCAATCCTCGTTTAAAAAGAATACCACCTGACGATTGGTTTTGTCATTCATGTTCAAAGAAGTGTCGCAAAATTCTTAAAGAGTCAATTTCCAGATCTCCTAATATGATTGGTGAAAAGGGTAGATGTGGGAATTATTCTACAGCTGTTTCAAATCCAATAGCATTGATGTTAAGAGATACTGGATTATATACATCTGGGGTCCGGATTGGAAAAGGTTTTCAAGCGGAAGTTCCAGACTGGTCAGGTCCAATTACTAAGTATGTGCTTTTGGTAATCCCCACAATTTTACTTTTGAAACAAATACTGACAAGAAATAAACgacttcaattattttttatacacaATTGTACCTCATGCTTGTCCacaaaaatcaattgaattgtaAGCAACATTGAGCGAACATGTTTGCTGGGTTCATTTGTCTTTCTCTTGCTTAGAGTGAGCATGAGAATTTATTCCATTCCATTCCCTGTCACtgagatattttattaatattgttTGCATAAGTTTATCAGACTCCTAGGGACTGAATTATGCTAATAAagattcatttttttcttttccctttcttGGGGGAGAGAGGGAGTTGGAATATCGAAGATCATGAATGATTGAGGCACAAAAGTAGAGAAATAGGTCATTAGTAAATGAGTGAAACCTAGTGCAAATATTGCAATTTACCTtgcttttattttgttttggaTATTGTTTTAGGTTAAATCAGTTTAACGAGAATTCTGCGGGTGGCTAGTAATATATTCCACTCAAATGAGATGATATAGGTTGTGATTTATTAAACCTCGAGGGCTGTAGAAAATTGTCACTCTCCAGTTTGGATGGAGATAAACCTGGTACTCTTGTTTTTTCATGGAACCATTGGAAGTCATCAAGAATCAGAACTTTTCTTGTGAAAGGTTCATGCTGATTGTATTATTCAGTGATTTATTGCTGTTTCTTAATATTCTTTTGCTTAATGGCCTGTTAGTTTTGTTGACAGTCTTTCATGTGAATGTCATGCAAGTGCTTACCTTTTATTTTTGTGGTCGGTATAGATTATATGCAAAGAGGACTTCAAATGAATAGATATGATGATCACTGGATAATGCTGTCTAGGAAGTATGTCCCTGCTCACTTCAGTGACAAACACAGTAGTAAGTTTGGGGTAGTGGAGTAACCACACAAGCCTTTTATCTAAGCTTAGTACTTAGTAGGGTCTGTTCAGTATTGTTATTGCTGTTGCTATACTTGTCTATGATTTATGTATATTCAACAAAAAATGATCATTTGGCATGATTTGCAAAAAAAATACTAAAGCATCTCAAGTGCACTTTAAAATGCAATACCAAATTGTTTCAGCGGGTTAAAGAGTTTAGACTCCTTTCTGACTGGTTAGTGTTTCACACTTTGTTTTGATTGTTTCTCCATTTTATTTGATTCCTGGATAAGTGTTTAGAGGAAAAGAGCATAGCCTTCTGGACCTTTGTGGTTGGCAAATGTGAATCTTCTAGATAGCTGGGAGGTAACTCAGGTTTTCTTCTTGAATATGATCATATGAAATCTGAGAATTAGTCATATCCTCTTCCAAATGGGTTTTCTAAGCAAGTAAGCACACTATCCTATCTACTTAGTGTGAATGCTTGGGCTAGTGAGTGGAAACATAAGAACAGAAAAGTTGTGGCAGGATAAAATCTAACTTGAAAAATTGGACAACATGAGACTTAAATATAAGGGGAGCTGTGAGCTGGGGGCTGGATGAGGATTGCAATACATGTTACCATATGTTAGGTAGAATTCTTAACAAGGGAAGATTAGAGAACAAGTAGAAGAATATAGGgagaaatagagagagaaagaataGAAGGCCATATGTTAGGTAGAATTCTTAACAAGGGAAGATTAGAGAACAAGCAGAAGAATATAGGgagaaatagagagagaatagaagagagagagagagagagagagagagagagagagagagagatttggGAGAAGAGGATtgtattgattcttgattgattCACATACAATCTGAAGTAGCTATTTATACTACTCTTCCCGCCAAACAACTTGAAAATCTGCCTAAGCCTAAAGAGCAGGGAAGTACCTTGTTGCTCGGGGGAGCTGCTGCTACAACCAATCCTGAATCCAAAGGTAATCATCTTCCTAAGATGAAATTGATTACGTTTGATGGACATGAACCTAGAGCATGGATTAGGAAGTGCACTAAATTCTTTGAAGTCTATAAGATTCCTAAAGAACGGATAGTAGGAATAGCAAGTCTCTTCTTAATTGAGAAAGCTGATGCATGATATCCTAATTGGAAAAAGAATGAGAACTCAAATGTTTGGGAAATTTTTGAGAAAGACCTATGTGCAAGGTTTGGTGAGACCCGATTGGTGGATGTGGTGGAAGAATTCATGAGAATTAGACAAGAAGGTAGTGTTGTGGATTACCAGGATAAGTTTGAAGAATTAAGAGTTAGAATGGAGACATTGATGCTAGGGCTAGAGCAACCTTGTTTCCTGTCAATTTTTATTGGAGGATTGAGGGATAATATTAGGCCTACGTTGAAGATGCTTAAGCCTAAGACCTTGTTGCAAGCCTGTGGAAAGTGGTAAATTACAGGAGGAGCTGGTGGAGAACAACAGAAAACCTAAACCATTCCTTAAAACCTACCACTCGGACACAATGTTCGATAACACTAATGCTTACAATCAGAACTTTGCATCACCCAGCAAGAGTTCTTTACCTAACCAAAATTTTTTCTATCCACCTAAACCCCCAATTTATAAACCAGTCCAATCTTGGAAATCTAACCTTCCTTCTATGCCCAAGAACTCCAATACTCGGTTGCTCACTTCAGCCAATTCAAATTCAGCTAGTGTCAATCAACTACCACAAGGTGAAAGGAGGCCACCCAAACCATGTTTCAGGTGTGGGGAGAGATACTTCCCTAGGCACACTTGTAAGGCCAAAATTGTTATGGCTGTACAGATAAAGGATATTGAAAGTGAAGCTAATCAGGAGGTGGGACAAGAAGTAGTGCTTATAGAGCAAATAGAAGACTCCAATGATGAGAGGACCTTATCTATTCATGTATTGAGAGGCAGCCAAGGGGCAGATACAATTACGATGTTGGGGAACTATAAGAATAGGCAACTGGTAGTGCTTATTGACAGTGGTAGCACTAATAGTTTCTTAGATGAGAAAATAGCCGAGGAGTTGAGGCTTCCAATAATTGCTAGCCACATTTATCTTACTGTGGCAGATGGGAGAAAGATAACTAGTTTTGGATTCTGTAAGGCTTTGAGTGGAAAATCTAGAATTTTTCCTTCTCATTTGACATGAGAATGCTGGATATTGGTGGATTTGATATGATCTTGGCCCTTCTTGATTTTCAACCACCTTTCACAGTGGAAACAGATACTTGTAATAAGGGCATGGGGCTGTCTTGCAACAAAATTATAGCCTTCATTTCAAAGGCTTTTGGACCCAGGACCCAAACTCTTTTTGTGCATgaaaaagagttgctggctATAACCGTTGCTATCTCCAAATGGAGGCATTATCTAGAGCAAGGGGCATTTTACATCAAAACTGATCAGCAGAGCATTAAATTTCTACTTGAACAGAGACTACACACTCACTTACAGCAAAAGGAAATCTCTAAACTGTTGGGTCTGGATTATAAGATAATATACAAAAAGGGAGTGGATAACAAGGTTGCTGATGCTTTGTCTAGAAGACCTCCCTCACCTGATCAACAACCGTATACTGTTACTTTTGCACCACAGCTTGCCTGGTTACTCTCAGTCTTGGCAAGTTATGTGCAGGATGTGCGGGCTATTGATCTCATTCATCAGCTGGCAGTGGATGTTCAGGCAATCAGTCACTTTCAGTTGAAACAAGGGTTGTTTCACTACTGATTTGAGAATCCATTTGATTTCACCATACCATGACTCTGCTTTAGGGGGTCATTCAGGGGTTAACTCTATTTACTTGAGGTTGAGAAGATATTTTTATTGGCTGAGATGCAATTTGATGTATTGAAATGGGTGAAGCAATGTGATTGTGTGCTAGGTGTAAAGGAGAATACTGTGCTTTACCAGGCTTGCTGCAGGCCTTACCAGCTCCTTCTCAAGCCTGGCAGCACATTTCTATGAATTTTATTGAGCAATTGCCTAAGTTTAAAGGCAAACTTCTTACCATCCTCAAAGTGATGGTCAAATAGAGAGATTGATATAGTGTCTACACTCTAGAGGGCTATTTGAGGTGCATGGCATATGATAAGCCCACCACTTGGGCTAAGTGGATTTCTCTTGCTTAATGGTGGTATAATTCTCCCTTTCACAGTGCCATAAAAATGACTCCCCTTGAGGTCTTATATGGCTACTATCCTCCTATTGTTCCTTTGATTTCCTTAGAACAGGTTACTATGGGATCCCTACAAGTTTTCCTCACTCGAAGACAACAACTAGATCAGATTTTAAAAGGTAAACTAGAAGTGGCCAAGAACAGAATGAAGTAGCAGGCAGATAAGAAACGTTCTGAAAGGGAATTTTAGGTGGGAGATTGGATATACTTGAAGCTGCAACCTTACAAACAAACCTTTTTTGCTCTCCAGAAAACATTGAAGCTTGCAGCTAAGTTTTATGGGCCCTTTAGAGTACTGGAGAGAATTGGATCTGTTGCTTACAAGTTGGATCTTCCACCTACATCTGCCATCCACCTTGTTTTTCATGTCTCTTTGCTAAAGCAGAAGCTTGGAGATCATGTGGTTCCAATTATTGAACTGCCTAGCAGGGAAGATGGGGAGATACTAGTGGCTCCACAAGAAGTGCTTCAAACTCGAGAAATCATAAGGGGAGGGCAGCAGGTATTTCAACTTCTGATCAAGTGGAAGAATCTATCTCTTGAAGATGCTACGTGGGAGGACAAGTCTTTTGTTTTGGCTCAATTTCCAAAATTTGCACATTCCTTGGGACAAAAATGTGTTAAGGGAGGGGTATTGTTACGTATAGAAGAACTAGATATAAGAATAAGTAGTTGGCTTAGCTGCGGAAATAGAGGGAACAATTATTTTACTAATCCTTGTATATA
This Manihot esculenta cultivar AM560-2 chromosome 6, M.esculenta_v8, whole genome shotgun sequence DNA region includes the following protein-coding sequences:
- the LOC110617340 gene encoding uncharacterized protein LOC110617340 isoform X3, with amino-acid sequence MCPKCDECSHIGSTHIAPCTEGKSADYSCVLTFATSPHLSTSNTMSESSAPTYVYRRRKLRVKEQYVVSQDEHAIGATIITTNGCSLAERVSDESSKNSGQGIIEVDSMNDSCSSSKSDMELVSAHMQTVVDNAGECSSSSVMVVEVPREGLSEKDLCVSIMRSQGVLEGVWPNRTRASAEDVGDSGASSNCRSCKICAYLESTLKMIICDNCEDAFHLSCCNPRLKRIPPDDWFCHSCSKKCRKILKESISRSPNMIGEKGRCGNYSTAVSNPIALMLRDTGLYTSGVRIGKGFQAEVPDWSGPITNDEDMFGEALEMDPSDFVSTTELKSNKPSKLGSIGNWLQCKELIDGEGESANGTICGKWRRAPLFEVQTDDWECFCSFLWDPIHADCAVPQELDTDKILQQLKYIQMLRPRLCAKRRKLNSTKKEDDSMDNEDDVRNIRTKK
- the LOC110617340 gene encoding uncharacterized protein LOC110617340 isoform X1, whose amino-acid sequence is MCPKCDECSHIGSTHIAPCTEGKSADYSCVLTFATSPHLSTSNTMSESSAPTYVYRRRKLRGNSVAIFSAQVPESVKRSGDDCPSVASSDASPIAVKEQYVVSQDEHAIGATIITTNGCSLAERVSDESSKNSGQGIIEVDSMNDSCSSSKSDMELVSAHMQTVVDNAGECSSSSVMVVEVPREGLSEKDLCVSIMRSQGVLEGVWPNRTRASAEDVGDSGASSNCRSCKICAYLESTLKMIICDNCEDAFHLSCCNPRLKRIPPDDWFCHSCSKKCRKILKESISRSPNMIGEKGRCGNYSTAVSNPIALMLRDTGLYTSGVRIGKGFQAEVPDWSGPITNDEDMFGEALEMDPSDFVSTTELKSNKPSKLGSIGNWLQCKELIDGEGESANGTICGKWRRAPLFEVQTDDWECFCSFLWDPIHADCAVPQELDTDKILQQLKYIQMLRPRLCAKRRKLNSTKKEDDSMDNEDDVRNIRTKK
- the LOC110617340 gene encoding uncharacterized protein LOC110617340 isoform X2, which translates into the protein MCPKCDECSHIGSTHIAPCTEGKSADYSCVLTFATSPHLSTSNTMSESSAPTYVYRRRKLRGNSVAIFSAQVPESVKRSGDDCPSVASSDASPIAVKEQYVVSQDEHAIGATIITTNGCSLAERVSDESSKNSGQGIIEVDSMNDSCSSSKSDMELVSAHMQTVVDNAGECSSSSVMVVEVPREGLSEKDLCVSIMRSQGVLEGVWPNRTRASAEDVGDSGASSNCRSCKICAYLESTLKMIICDNCEDAFHLSCCNPRLKRIPPDDWFCHSCSKKCRKILKESISRSPNMIGEKGRCGNYSTAVSNPIALMLRDTGLYTSGVRIGKGFQAEVPDWSGPITNDEDMFGEALEMDPSDFELKSNKPSKLGSIGNWLQCKELIDGEGESANGTICGKWRRAPLFEVQTDDWECFCSFLWDPIHADCAVPQELDTDKILQQLKYIQMLRPRLCAKRRKLNSTKKEDDSMDNEDDVRNIRTKK
- the LOC110617340 gene encoding uncharacterized protein LOC110617340 isoform X5; this translates as MNDSCSSSKSDMELVSAHMQTVVDNAGECSSSSVMVVEVPREGLSEKDLCVSIMRSQGVLEGVWPNRTRASAEDVGDSGASSNCRSCKICAYLESTLKMIICDNCEDAFHLSCCNPRLKRIPPDDWFCHSCSKKCRKILKESISRSPNMIGEKGRCGNYSTAVSNPIALMLRDTGLYTSGVRIGKGFQAEVPDWSGPITNDEDMFGEALEMDPSDFVSTTELKSNKPSKLGSIGNWLQCKELIDGEGESANGTICGKWRRAPLFEVQTDDWECFCSFLWDPIHADCAVPQELDTDKILQQLKYIQMLRPRLCAKRRKLNSTKKEDDSMDNEDDVRNIRTKK
- the LOC110617340 gene encoding uncharacterized protein LOC110617340 isoform X4 → MCPKCDECSHIGSTHIAPCTEGKSADYSCVLTFATSPHLSTSNTMSESSAPTYVYRRRKLRGNSVAIFSAQVPESVKRSGDDCPSVASSDASPIAVKEQYVVSQDEHAIGATIITTNGCSLAERVSDESSKNSGQGIIEVDSMNDSCSSSKSDMELVSAHMQTVVDNAGECSSSSVMVVEVPREGLSEKDLCVSIMRSQGVLEGVWPNRTRASAEDVGDSGASSNCRSCKICAYLESTLKMIICDNCEDAFHLSCCNPRLKRIPPDDWFCHSCSKKCRKILKESISRSPNMIGEKGRCGNYSTAVSNPIALMLRDTGLYTSGVRIGKGFQAEVPDWSGPITNDEDMFGEALEMDPSDFVSTTELKSNKPSKLGSIGNWLQCKELIDGEGESANGTICGKWRRAPLFEVQTDDWECFCSFLWDPIHADCAVPQVAVED